TATCGTAAACCCAGCATTCTGTTTATGGATGAAGCCACCAGCCATCTCGACCTTAAAAATGAATCGGTCATTAACCAATCTATATCTGGTTTAAGTATTACCCGCATTATTGTTGCTCATCGGCCATCCACCATTGCCTCAGCCGATCGCATCATTGATTTATCTCAGCCCAGAACATTAGCAACAGCGTAATCACCCAGGAAAAGGAGAACCATATGCAAGGAACATTTATTGGTTTTAATACCGCAGGGATAAAATATGAAGATAGTTTTTTAGCTTTAATGCTTAAAACTAAACAGCAAGATCATCTCTGCCAGACCTATTATCTCCAGGCTCAGGTGCTTGCTGACCTACTGCTAGTGCTGCAACACAGAATGATGATCGTACTGCAGCGCTTAAAGAATGAAGGTGAAAGCTATCAGGCTGAGCTGGTTGCATTCAATGAACAACTTCTCGCCAATACGCCAACGGTTGAAATGTCAGAACTGGAGCAACCCAATCCAGAGCGGCGTATTATGTCGATCACGCTAAAACCCGGCGAGAGCTGGTCAATGCTTATTCTTGTTCTACAAAACGAACAAATCGCCTCGCTGCGCATTGACGACATGCAAGTTGAAGCGCTGCTGATTGGAATTCAACAGGCGTTAAAAAACACCGGCGATGATGCAGTAATTGAGTATTTAGGCTCATCGCTGGATTTTCTGATGTTGTATGCCGTGGATTTAACTAATACCCAGAGCGTCGATTACCAACAATACATTCAGGATGAGTGGAAACTGAATCTCTTTTCGCACTATCTGGGCGTACTATTCTGTTGTGATACAGATGAAGGTAAGAAGATTGTCTCCGGAGCAGTCATTAAAACCAGCGTTCCGCATCCATCAGAATATGAAAATAGCATCGTGATGCGCTTAATCGAGAGAAGTCCAAAACTAAAAGAAATTCATGCACAACATCAACCCAGCCAAATATTTAGCCAAATCATTCCGTCTCAGCCGGGGAAAATGATGACGCTGGAAGAGTGTTTACGTCCTTTGCATGCCTTCTACCTTGAAACCAAGGCACAAATCAACGCTTAGCCCTGAAAGCAGTGCCTCACTTCACGAAAGAGAGGCACCTGTTAAATCAGTTCGGGCACTTATAAACCTGGCCATTCATTTGGCTATCGGTCGGGACAAAGCTCGACAGCAGGTTCTGCGTCGGGCTGCTGACACCGTAAATCACGTTGCCGCCCATTTCTGCCGCCTGGTTACGCAGGGCGTTTGCTGCACCGCGCATAGAGCCGCCTTCATCGCCATTCTGCCCGGATAACCAGTTACTTTGCGTACCCGTCGCGGTTCCTAACAGCTGGCATTCCGAACCCGGTTTATCTTCGACGAAGCGGACGTTCTGGCCCCCAGAGCTCAGTTCGTTGCTGGAGCTGCAACCTGCTAACAATAATGCTGCGCCGACAATCCCTGCTAAATATTTTACCTGCATGTTATTCCCCACGATCAATGAGCTGGACGCGCTGGCCCGGATGTACAACCTTATACTAAAAAGTCGACAAAAAGAAAAACCCCCGAGCATTTCTGCCCGAGGGTTTCTTGGTATCTAAGGGGTATAGCGCACGATTACATCATGCCGCCCATACCACCCATACCACCCATACCGCCAGCGCCACCTAAATCAGGTGCGTCGCTTTTCGGCAGGTCAGTGACCATGCACTCGGTGGTGATCATCAGACCAGCAACAGAGGCCGCGTACTGCAGAGCAGAACGGGTCACTTTAGTTGGGTCCAGGATACCCATGTCGATCATGTTGCCGTATTCTTCAGTTGCAGCGTTGTAGCCGTAGTTGCCATCGCCCGCTTTCACGGTGTTAGCCACTACAGACGGCTCTTCGCCACAGTTCAGCACGATCTGACGCAGCGGAGCTTCCATTGCGCGCAGCGCAACTTTGATACCCACGTTCTGATCTTCGTTCTGGCCACGCAGTTCGCTCAGTTTGCTTGCCACGCGAATCAGCGCAACACCACCACCGGCAACCACGCCTTCTTCTACCGCAGCACGGGTCGCATGCAGAGCATCGTCAACACGCGCTTTTTTCTCTTTCATTTCAACTTCGGTAGCAGCACCGACTTTGATTACCGCAACGCCGCCTGCCAGTTTAGCAACGCGTTCCTGCAGTTTTTCACGGTCGTAGTCAGAAGTTGCTTCTTCGATCTGCTTACGGATCTGAGTCACGCGACCCTGAATTGCAGCTTCCTCACCCACGCCATCAATAATGGTGGTGGTGTCTTTGTTGATCAGAACACGTTTCGCCTGACCCAGGTCTTCCAGCGTCGCTTTTTCCAGCTCCATACCAATCTCTTCAGAGATAACGGTACCGCCGGTCAGAGTTGCGATGTCCTGCAGCATAGCTTTACGACGGTCGCCGAAGCCCGGTGCTTTAACTGCTGCCACTTTCACAATGCCGCGCATGGTGTTAACCACCAGAGTTGCCAGCGCTTCGCCTTCAACATCCTCAGCAATGATAACCAGCGGTTTGCCAGCTTTTGCTACTGCTTCCAGAACCGGCAGCATTTCGCGGATGTTGGAGATTTTTTTATCAGCCAGCAGGATGAACGGGCTTTCCAGCTCAACAGCGCCAGTTTCCGGCTTGTTGATGAAGTACGGGGACAGGTAGCCACGGTCAAACTGCATACCTTCAACTACGTCCAGTTCGTCTTCCAGACCGGTACCGTCTTCAACGGTGATCACGCCTTCTTTACCGACTTTATCCATCGCTTCCGCGATCAGTTTACCTACGGTTTCGTCGGAGTTAGCGGAGATGGTACCAACCTGAGCAATAGCTTTAGAGTCGGAGCACGGTACGGACAGCGTTTTCAGTTCTTCAACAGCAGCAACGACAGCTTTGTCGATACCACGTTTCAGATCCATCGGGTTCATGCCCGCAGCAACGGCTTTCAGGCCTTCAGCGATGATAGCCTGCGCCAGTACGGTTGCGGTGGTGGTACCGTCGCCAGCAGCGTCGTTCGCTTTAGAGGCAACTTCTTTCACCATCTGTGCGCCCATGTTTTCGAACTTGTCTTCCAGCTCGATTTCACGTGCTACAGAAACGCCATCTTTAGTGATGGTCGGCGCACCGAAGGATTTGTCCAGAACCACGTTACGGCCTTTCGGGCCCAGGGTTACTTTAACTGCGTCTGCCAGTACGTTTACGCCGCGCAGCATTTTCACACGAGCGTCGTTACCGAATTTTACGTCTTTAGCTGCCATTTTAATCTTTCCCTTAAATTCGTATGTTCAGTGTCGTTCGCGGATTACGCTTCAACAATTGCCAGGATGTCGCTTTCGGACATGATCAACACTTCTTCATTGTCGATCTTCTCAGATTTCACGCCGTAGCCATCGTTGAAAATCACGATATCGCCAACTTTAACGTCCAGCGGCTGCACGGTTCCGTTTTCCAGGATGCGGCCCTTACCGACAGCGATGATTTCGCCACGAGTTGATTTGGCTGCCGCAGAACCGGTCAGAACGATGCCACCAGCAGATTTGGTTTCAACTTCTTTACGTTTGACGATCACACGATCATGTAACGGACGAATACTCATTTGATAGCTCTCCTTTGAGAAAGTCATTATCAGTTATGGATGACGCCGGTCCGCACACTGTTTTCCGGCTAGTGCCCTGAGAGATGGGGATGGGGATTTCCCGCTTCAAGGGGAAAACTAAAAAAAAATTTGCCGTCGTGCTCTTACGCACACAAAAATGCGGCTGCAGCCAGCCGTCATAAGCAAAAGCGATTGTGATACCATTCATTTTTTGCCGGGCGCAAGGTTGAATCATGAGTGGTTTGAAACAGGAGTTGGGGCTTGCTCAAGGAGTAGGGTTACTTTCCACATCATTACTGGGAACCGGTGTCTTTGCCGTTCCGGCACTGGCCGCGTTGGTCGCCGGTGACAATAGCCTGTGGGCCTGGCCTGCGTTGATCCTTCTGGTGTTCCCGATAGCTATCGTCTTTGCCATCCTTGGTCGCCATTTTCCCAGCGCAGGCGGCGTCGCGCATTTTGTTGATACGGCCTTTGGCCCGCGCCTGGCTCGCGTTACCGGCTGGCTATTTTTATCGGTGATCCCGGTAGGACTGCCTGCTGCGCTGCATATTGCCACCGGCTTTGGTCAGGCGCTTTTTGGCTGGCATGATAGCCAGTTACTGCTGGCCGAGCTGGGAACGCTGGCGATTATCTGGTGGGTCGGCTCACGCGGTGCCAGCTCCAGCGCCAATCTGCAAACGTTGGTTGCGGTCCTCATTGTCGCGTTAATCGTCGCTATCTGGTGGCGTGGCGGAATCAACCCAACGCAGATCCCCTTTCCTGCCGCTGCTGATATCGACAGTTCACAGCTTTTCTCTGCGCTCTCGGTGATGTTCTGGTGTTTTGTCGGCCTTGAGGCTTTCGCTCATCTGGCGTCTGAATTTAAGCAACCGGAACGTGATTTCCCTCGCGCGTTGATGATTGGCTTATTGCTCGCAGGTTCCGTCTACTGGGCCTGTACCGTACTGGTTCTGCATTTTCATGCCTTTGGCGAAGAGATGGCCGCCGCTGCGTCATTGCCCAATATCGTCGTGCGTCTGTTCGGCGTTCAGGCACTGTGGATTGCCTGCGTTATTGGCTACCTCGCCTGCTTCGCCAGCCTCAACATTTATATTCAGAGCTTTGCCCGCCTGGTCTGGTCGCAAGCGCAATACAAACCAGATAGCTATCTGGCCCGGTTGTCGCCACGGCAAATTCCGCACAATGCATTGAATGCGGTGCTGGGCTGTTGTGTGATCAGCGCTCTGTGCATTTATGCACTCAATATCAATCTCGATGCCCTGATCGTCTACGCTAACGGCATTTTCATCATGATCTATCTGTTGTGCATGCTGGCGGGCTGTCGGTTACTTCAGGGGCGTTATCGCGTACTGGCGGCGATTGGCAGCGTGCTGTGCCTGCTGCTGCTGGCGATGGTTGGCTGGAAGAGCCTGTACGCATTTATCATGCTGGCGGTGCTGTGGCTGTTTTTACCAAAGCGCAGATTAGCCGAGAGGATACGATAGGCCGGGGCTGCCCGGCCTGAGGAATCTTAGTCGCGGCGATCGTCTTTATGATCCAGACGGTCGCGCTCGTCGTCTTTACGCTGATACTCACCTTCAAAAGTATCACCGCCGCCCGTTCCGGCGCTAAATCCACCGCCCGGCATCCGGCTAAAGCGCAGGTGCGGCATCAGCTTCAACGTCAGGTGTTTCTGTACCGGCGGCAACAGCAGCAGCAGACCCAGGAAGTCGGTGAAGAATCCCGGCAACAGCAGCAGCAAACCCGCGATAATCAGCGATACGCTTTTGATCATCTCAGCAGCCGGACTCTCCCCTGCCGCCATTTTCTGCTGCATCAGCATGAGGTTTTTAAAGCCCTGGTTTTTCA
This Klebsiella sp. RHBSTW-00484 DNA region includes the following protein-coding sequences:
- the yjeJ gene encoding YjeJ family protein, whose protein sequence is MQGTFIGFNTAGIKYEDSFLALMLKTKQQDHLCQTYYLQAQVLADLLLVLQHRMMIVLQRLKNEGESYQAELVAFNEQLLANTPTVEMSELEQPNPERRIMSITLKPGESWSMLILVLQNEQIASLRIDDMQVEALLIGIQQALKNTGDDAVIEYLGSSLDFLMLYAVDLTNTQSVDYQQYIQDEWKLNLFSHYLGVLFCCDTDEGKKIVSGAVIKTSVPHPSEYENSIVMRLIERSPKLKEIHAQHQPSQIFSQIIPSQPGKMMTLEECLRPLHAFYLETKAQINA
- the groL gene encoding chaperonin GroEL (60 kDa chaperone family; promotes refolding of misfolded polypeptides especially under stressful conditions; forms two stacked rings of heptamers to form a barrel-shaped 14mer; ends can be capped by GroES; misfolded proteins enter the barrel where they are refolded when GroES binds), producing MAAKDVKFGNDARVKMLRGVNVLADAVKVTLGPKGRNVVLDKSFGAPTITKDGVSVAREIELEDKFENMGAQMVKEVASKANDAAGDGTTTATVLAQAIIAEGLKAVAAGMNPMDLKRGIDKAVVAAVEELKTLSVPCSDSKAIAQVGTISANSDETVGKLIAEAMDKVGKEGVITVEDGTGLEDELDVVEGMQFDRGYLSPYFINKPETGAVELESPFILLADKKISNIREMLPVLEAVAKAGKPLVIIAEDVEGEALATLVVNTMRGIVKVAAVKAPGFGDRRKAMLQDIATLTGGTVISEEIGMELEKATLEDLGQAKRVLINKDTTTIIDGVGEEAAIQGRVTQIRKQIEEATSDYDREKLQERVAKLAGGVAVIKVGAATEVEMKEKKARVDDALHATRAAVEEGVVAGGGVALIRVASKLSELRGQNEDQNVGIKVALRAMEAPLRQIVLNCGEEPSVVANTVKAGDGNYGYNAATEEYGNMIDMGILDPTKVTRSALQYAASVAGLMITTECMVTDLPKSDAPDLGGAGGMGGMGGMGGMM
- the yjeH gene encoding L-methionine/branched-chain amino acid transporter codes for the protein MSGLKQELGLAQGVGLLSTSLLGTGVFAVPALAALVAGDNSLWAWPALILLVFPIAIVFAILGRHFPSAGGVAHFVDTAFGPRLARVTGWLFLSVIPVGLPAALHIATGFGQALFGWHDSQLLLAELGTLAIIWWVGSRGASSSANLQTLVAVLIVALIVAIWWRGGINPTQIPFPAAADIDSSQLFSALSVMFWCFVGLEAFAHLASEFKQPERDFPRALMIGLLLAGSVYWACTVLVLHFHAFGEEMAAAASLPNIVVRLFGVQALWIACVIGYLACFASLNIYIQSFARLVWSQAQYKPDSYLARLSPRQIPHNALNAVLGCCVISALCIYALNINLDALIVYANGIFIMIYLLCMLAGCRLLQGRYRVLAAIGSVLCLLLLAMVGWKSLYAFIMLAVLWLFLPKRRLAERIR
- a CDS encoding DUF4156 domain-containing protein; the protein is MQVKYLAGIVGAALLLAGCSSSNELSSGGQNVRFVEDKPGSECQLLGTATGTQSNWLSGQNGDEGGSMRGAANALRNQAAEMGGNVIYGVSSPTQNLLSSFVPTDSQMNGQVYKCPN
- a CDS encoding FxsA family protein; this encodes MRWIPLIAVFLYVYIEISIFIQVAHVLGVLLTLILVIFSSVVGISLVKNQGFKNLMLMQQKMAAGESPAAEMIKSVSLIIAGLLLLLPGFFTDFLGLLLLLPPVQKHLTLKLMPHLRFSRMPGGGFSAGTGGGDTFEGEYQRKDDERDRLDHKDDRRD
- a CDS encoding co-chaperone GroES, with amino-acid sequence MSIRPLHDRVIVKRKEVETKSAGGIVLTGSAAAKSTRGEIIAVGKGRILENGTVQPLDVKVGDIVIFNDGYGVKSEKIDNEEVLIMSESDILAIVEA